A window of Oryza glaberrima chromosome 2, OglaRS2, whole genome shotgun sequence genomic DNA:
TATACTCATCTCCAAAGCGATGTAATCCATGAGATATGCAATGTTCAAGCAGATTATTCATATATACTGCACACATAAATTATTCTAAGGAAAGGAAGCTGGGAAGTCTTACTACCAGCATacaattaaacaatattaatataAACCCAGAATGATGAGTATCGGGATGTGTCCATAAGTCCAACTAGGGTCAGCTGGGacagtttgaagtttgaacagcaaaagaaattgatgaatttaaatttaaaattttgcaaaatgatTAGAGAACACAAGAGAAATATTCCAATACTGAACTTTCTCAGTTTCCTAGCGATATCCGACTTTTAACAGCTTAACGTCAACTGAAACAGTTTTAACAGTAGCTAGCCAATATCACCCCATTTATTTAGAAAAACCGTGTGGTCTTTCAATTTCATCAGGGGATGGACCTGGATCGGGGTCCTCTTGAACGAGGCCATAAAAATAATTGCATTCCATGGACATATGTTCCTACTAATATGGCCAAGGCCTAACCAGTTGATTTTGAGAATAGTTACAGCCCTATACGGTGACCAATTTGAAGCAAGAAGAGAATCAACGACACAAGAAGGGTAGACTTAGCATAATTACGAAAATAAGTTACTAGCTGTAACATTAATGACATTCTCTACTGTAGGCATAAGGCATTCAATAAACCATACCTGATCAGACACAGCATATAAAATTGCTATGATACATGGGAGGCAGCAACAAACAGCAATTCCAATGATGCAAGCCAAAGCAACACAAAAGACGACAAAGAAAACATCAAATGCCAGAAAGACgatgcaaagcctgcagatgaagtgtaaacagatataatgaaaaacaaataaaatgatgAGACATGTCAAAAACTTCAGGCATATCTTAGAAATTATATTACCAGTAAAGTTGAGGTGCATCATGAGTAAGAACTTGCCCACCAGCAGATACCCAGTAAAATCCGATTATCCACCATATAAAGGAGAACATTGTATTAGCAGACTCCAGATGTTTTGCAATACTGCAAGCAGATTTATGAACAGAAAAATTATCAGGATAGAAGATATGGTGGCCAACTGAACTAAAAGCAAaccatgaaaaataaattaaatggaAACTATTTCCATTAAATACACTAAACTAATTATAATAGCTCTGATTTCCCATAGAAAtaaaaatttctaaaataaaactaGGAAGGTGTGGTGAATAAAAATGAGATAAAGGCTTATAGAAGGTAGAAAAGCACAGTCACATTTCAGCATAGAAATATGAGAAAGTTATGCTATATTCAGAGATACACAGCAGAGTGACCACATTAGTGTGCCTCTCCTCTCTAACTGACAATCAGAACCTCCAGCATCCAGCATAGCATAGATGCATGCTATATTATGTCTGTTAAAGCCACAACATGCTTGAAGTCCATCTTAAGAATTGACATTCTGCAGACAACTCATATTGGCACTAACATAGAAAAACCAGTATTCATGTAACTTGCATTACTAGAAGCAACTAGGTGGATGACGAACTAAGATAAAGTGGACAACAATAACTTCTGGCAAAATAGGAACAAATGCAACAAAATATATCTTAGTGGATTCACAGACAAAGGTACTTGTTCAAGATCACCAAGACTTAACTGAAAACCCAAGGAACAAACAAAGTTAGTTTTTAATATTCATATAATTAAAATCAAATTTGGTAGTCATTCTTGTTTATTCTATAGGACTAAAGCTACTGAGAGCTTTAAAAAGTAAGCGATCATGCAGAAATAATCAGGTTGTCACGATATAGCAACATAAGAAACACAGGTGAGAAAATTATGCATGTCCAGTAAATATATGAGCAGATATTTTGTTACAGGCTTTCAGGTTATGGAAATCAAGCTAAAAACATCCACTTAGAACTTCAACTATAGGTCCATTTCATGTATTCAACTATCTTTGTTCACATATCAAGCCAAGAGTTAATTCAACCTTGGTTGGGAACTCTCATATGGTTCTCCTTGTTCCAATTAGGCAAAAATTAAGACCCACAAGGACACGACCAACATTTCTAGCATACATTATGAACATAGTTAAAGGATTAGTCTTGAAATTTGGTACAAAATTACTAGGATACCTGTAGTGTGACCACAATTTCTAGTTTACCATGAAAGGAACGATAGCCTTGAACTTAACAGTGAAAGACTGAAAGTTACTTCAACTAGAACAAAGCTAAAGTTTAGAACAATTAAAGGATCGGTAATAGCAACAATCCCTCTAATCAGTCCTTTACATTACCGAACATAATCGCCATTGCGGCCACGGGGAGCAcgctcgccggcgtcctcgtCACTTGACGACGACGATCCATCGGTTCCtgtctcctcgtcggcggccatGGGGGATCCACCGCTCTGGCCGCGGCGCATACGGTACTCGATGGCGACGCAGGCCATGTGCAGGACGCACTGAACGGCGTACCCAACGATCCAGAGGCGGAGCGGCATGGACGGGCTCTCTTCGCGGCTCAgcgcgagcacggcggcggcaacgaggaTGAAGGCGAGGTTCCACAGGAGGTCGAGCGCCACCACGGGGCGGGAGTAGGCCCAGTCGGCCTGCCGCTCCTCCAGctgatccgccgccgcctcccgcaccAGCAGGGACGGCTCGCGCATCGCCCGGCGACCGCTCCGGCGCAGGAACCGAGCCGCTCCCCGGAGCGACGGCCGCCGCAGCGCGCCACCGTGgcgacggccgccaccgccgccgccgccaccgaggagCGGTGCCGAGTCCAGGCGCGCGTCGCCACGGGGGCTTGGGGATCGtggcgtcgccatcgccggaaCCCTAGCCGCGGAATGGGGAGGAACGTGTGGGCTGGGGCTCTGGTACtacctttcctcctcctctagaAATGAGAGAGGAAATTTTCTTTCCCGGAAGGACTGTTCTTTACTTGATTATCATCTCGCGGAGAATTACAATTTTGATTCTGATGAATGAACGGTgatttttttgggtgaaaatTGCACGGTGACGTATTGGTTGAAAATGTTGTAATGGGAGATTGAAGTTTGATTGGTTTTACCTACTTTTTAGCATATAGAAtacgagcaatttttttccttaccaACAGGAAAAACAAGCACAAGCTGTAGCTCGATGGAAATGGTTGGAGATTCACTTCCCAGGCTGCTACAGTTAATtcgattttttttgggttgCCTTTTGTGGTGTTACTATAAGTGTTAAGTTTTTTTTCGCCTGAACTAGTGGGTAGAGATAATATGTCCTGTGCATCTGTAATTTTAGCTTTGTGTATTAGCTCGAAAGGTAAGAGCAAGACAGTGAAGGCTTATCGGTAGAAGGAAAGAGGTTTGGAGTTGACAGAGGGGGATGGCTGCCTCAGGTATGGGAGGAGGACATTGAGCACATGGGCGGCGATGAATCCAATAGCGCAAGCTATAGAGATAAGAGGCGGAAGAACATCAAAGATGTTACGGGATATAATAGATAAGGTGTATTATGACGGTATTATTATAAAAGGAAACACATAGTGGGTGAGAGCGGGTAATTGGATCTTGCTAGTGTTAATAAAGCATATGGACGAGATGGTTGAATATAGAATGAGACACTAGAGAGTGATAGTAAGTGGTAGGGTTAAATTTCGAATAAACATTGTATTAGAATATGACATCATGGTTGTATTATTCGGTGCTCACTTTATAACATATAAACACAAGGATCTTTTGTTACACTTTTGTGCGTACATGTGGTGGCATGTGCACTTCCGAAATACTGCATACGTAAATTAGGGATAAATTTCGTAGACTTACTACATatcaatatattttgaaaatctaAGGTTCCTTGTTGCCACAAGTTGTTCGTGTTTCTGGCCTTATAAGGAAGTTGCTTGACAACAAATATTAGAGCAAAAGGATTCGGTCGCTATATCCGCTCTATTTTGTAAGCCTGGAACATTAGAGCAAAAGGACTCGGTGCAAGAGAACCTTTAGATTTCCTTTGCCCTAACTTGTTAATTAGAGGATATATCATTCTAGTGTTTTCAATACACAAAggtctggaaaaaaaaaaggctaagtTGTAAGGTATTTGACGCAACGGTAATACTAACCCCTCCAGTGATCTAGAAATAATAAACAATACCCAAATATTTGATAGAGTGTATTTCCCTCCATGAGCAGTAGCTAGCTAAGTGTAAGCTAGCCTAAAATTCATGGGCTATACTGTATTGTTCTGGCCACTCTCTCCAAGTTTATTGTTTCTATTTGCTTTGTTCTAAATGTTTGCGGAGAGTTGGACTTGGTTCGTGGTAGCACAACAACTCTATTAATTGTTTTGGTCATATCTATCAcactttttttatgaaattagGCCGTCTTGGCAAAAACAATCATAGAGTTAAGTGTAGTTTAGACCATTATTATTTCAATCATCATGTATAGTTGGGCCAATTATGAGTTTGAGGCCCATTTATAGTATAGTTGTTACATCTAGATGTGTGAATGTGCTTTTACGCTTTTTACCAGTTGATATTTGTATCTTTCTCTTGCACATGGAAATATCTATATGGGTATATTTGTCAATTTATGTCTTCTATAGGCAATTTATTCTTAGCCATTGGATTAAGATCTGACGAGTGGTATGTCacagacacacatatatatatatatttgagccTGATCTGAACCCTAGCTTGAGTCCTCCtacccttgccgccgccgtcgccaccaccgtccATCTCCCTTCACTTAGCATCCTCTCCACCACAACGATTATCTCCGGTGCCCTTCACCGTCTTCTTCGCAATCTTGATGGGTCATCACCTCCGGATCCACATTTGTTGTCATCGTCATGATCGAGCATTGTTCAGAAATTAGTCACCATCGATTGCCATACCTCTACAAATATGTCTCGATACCTTTCAAAAGAGCACCAAGCGATGTGAGAAAAGGATTGGTTGAAAGAAACTAACCATATGTGTTACAACCCGTAACTAAAATGtttatttgtgattttgttAAATATTTGGTTATTTTTTTGAACTGAAGATATCCTTTTGTGGCTCCTAATACAATTTGTTGTTTCCTTATTCACGTAAGCAGGATCTGTTCATGTGAGCATGTGACATTGTGGGAGTGGGGCCATCTCTTCAGCCTCGCCAACAACTGAGAGCTTGACATTTGTTAACGAAAAAGGCAAATGGTAAGCAATATTTTTTCCAACTTCTACTGCATATATGCAATGCCTCTCTCCTTATAATTGAACTAACCATCTCGTAGTAGAAGAGGAATTTCATCCAACAAGTATACATTTTGACCTATGTTTGATGAAATTATTGAGTGGAACGAATTCAGTGATCTAGAGAGTACTGTAAACACTGGCTACAGTATCCTCACGACATCATTggccctgtttggggagcttgtcccagctgcagttttttccaaaagctgcttctgctagaagctgccccaaacagtccacagcttctgagaatctgtagctACAGAGCtgaagaagccagaagctgaaGAAGCTGGGTTTCAAAACTTTTTCAGATTCTCATAAACTGACTATCAAACAGCTGCTTCTGAAAATCTAAAACTTCTTCATACAGGCCTATTTTCACGGCTCACGACCTAACGAGCCGACGCCACGGACGCGGTCGTTGACAAGAGGCTTCCAGTGGGCGCAGCGCGCACCAGCCACCACCACTCCACCAGGGCCAATCTATGCCGCCTGCAGGGGGGCGTGATAACCCAATCGTTTTGTCATCTATAGATGCGGCGTGAAAAGGGTAAAAACAGCGTGTTTTCTTTGGGGTAGATCGATGAGGTGACGAGCGAAGGCCTTTCAACTTTTCGACTGTACTCCGTACAGAACTGGGTAGACTCCCATGACCCATCGCCATCGCAGTCCTGCAGGCACGTACACACAGCTGCGCTGGTGAACATGAAATGCTCAGTACTCACTGTTCCGGGGTAGACAGGATCTTATGTGGTCGTAGCACTGTAGAGTACTAGTACTGGTACTAGTATTTCCTTGCACCAGGCGTCATGCTGCTCGAGTATTTGCAGGCCAGCACGTACAACTAACTGTAGTAGTACATGCAAACACCAATCCATAGCTTTGATCCCATGTGTATTGCAAAAAACAATTTTCAGCTGATCCATAGCAATGCCACTGTCAAACAGACATTATTGGCTGATACACTTTCTGAAACCTTCAATTTGATCCTACACTTGTACCATAACCTATATGAAGTATGGACGACACTAGTACAGTATGAACCCAGCATTTCCGAGAAACTACTAGTACAGGCTACCTCATACAGCCATAGCAcaacaaaaaacaaacaacACTAGAGCAACGATGAGCCAACAGCCAAAAGTATACAGGTTTGACTCCCTAAGACGACGAAACTAAAGCATAAGTTTAACCCCTCGAAGAAATGTCCAAAATGCATGGTACTGTATCATCCAATGATCACCGGCTGCCGGGGAGAGATCGGCGTACGGTAGAGGCCAGAGTCAATACCCGAACCACCACCATTGCTCTGTGCTAAGGACCGGCCAAGCAAGATCCTTATCACCTAGCAAaggttattttcttttttcaacgCGCGGTTCGTTCTTGACTcaggctcgtcgccgccggcgtatCCCCGCGGACATAAATCCACTGTAAACACTCAGGCGTCGCACTGCAGCGCCGTCTTGATCTTCTTGATGGTGCAGGAGATGAGATTGTTCACGGTCTCGACCGATTCCACGGTGAGCTTGGCGGTGGGCTGGTTGTTGACAAGAATCTGGAACGCCACGGTGAGTAGAGAGCCGCCCGTCTCGTACCCGGTGGCGCCGATGCGAGGCCCATCGGGCAGGATGGCGAATCCGGATGGAAGCAGAGCAACATAGGTGGAGTCGCCACCATTCATGACAAGCTGCATTGCCGGGATGTCTACCGGAGCGTACACAACAATGGAGCCAGAAGCGTCGGTGCACGTCTCCTGAAGTATCAGCATGCTGCTCTGGTTGGCACTCACAGCCTGCATCagaaaaggtaaaaaagaaaatatcttgttttattttctgCAAAATATTATGAACTACAGAAGCAACATAATTAGAGAAAAGGATTCATGGGGGTACAGAACGAAATTTAATAGTGACATTGTACCCGCGAGACTAGTTAACATCTGACCAGTCATAAACAGTTCAGACATTAGCCTCATTATCCGGAGATGCTAGTGTTTGGAGGATTTGTTTTTCCTATGATTTTCTTGTCAAGCAGTCCCTGGAATCATGATCTGCATACAGGATCCGGATGCATGCTAACGCATGGTACACACACAACACAGTAGTGCAAGTTGTCAACCTGACACCTTTTTCAAGCAGATCTGCGTTTCCTACCCTGTTCTGTCCTAGTTTGTCCTCTTCTGCAGACCTCGTGTAAAGTTCGGTGCTAGTCGTTCTAGTCGGGCCTTGATTACGACCCTATTTTCTCTAACCGAACAATATCTGATGGAAAGTTGCCAGACTTTTTGTTTGTGATCTTCTCCATGTCATCGTCAGTTTACAATATTGGTTATCGGGTACGGTGTTCATAGTTTAGACAGGAGTAGCCTTTTTTCTGGAAAGGAAATACATTAGTAGAGGTCTCACAAAACTTGCTAACCTCTCATTTAGGCTACGGGAACTTATAAACTTTTCTTTGTTAGGCACAATGTCTCTACCTAGCTTTCAGCAATCTTCTTGTCAATGCACTGATCAGTATATAAGTGATTAAGTGCAGTGCTAAGTAGAGTTTGGGTTGAAGATAAGAAAAGGGCTACTAATAAATACTACAGACCAAGAACTTTAAATCGTCTACTATAGGCCTATAGCCAAGTTAACAAACGAATAAGGTGGAATAACTTTAGAATTAATAGCCCACCCATCACCTAGAAATGGAACGCACACCTACATTACATTGGCCCATACTTGTGATTAATGCAATACATACAGCATACCAGCTTGTGTGCAGGCTAGTGTCGGAAGAGACCACCGAAAATGGTTAGCCTTATCTACTGTGCTGTTTTGTTCGAAATTGATGGCACGTACTGCTAAAAAATTACTCTACGTTTTACTATATACAGTAGTACTATCCAGTTAGGCACCGCACAAAAGAAGAAATGTTTAGAGCAGATTTGGGGTAGCAAATACTCACACTGGCCCTGAGGAGTGAAACCGAGTTCCCATCCCGCTGCCCCTTGGCGATCTGGGTCATCTCCTGCATGGGGCCTCCATTGCTGAGGATGTCCCACTCCGCACGCAGCTGCTCATCGCGCAGGAAGTTGAAGAGCTTCTCCGGAGCCACGGGCACCCACACCGAGGTGGCCGCGCTCAGCACCACGCCCGGTGGCTCTCCAGGCTCGCTCACGCTCTTCCGTGCCATCACGCGCACGTCCTCCCCGATGCTACCGGTCGCACCATCCAGCTTGCTCCATTCACGTGCAGACGATGCGCTCACCCCAGCACAGAAGTTCTCCGTCATCCGGCGTGCCAGCTTCAGCATGCTTCGCTTGCCCTCTTGCGATATAGCTGCATGCATCAAATGCAACACGTAATTATCAGTATTCCAAGCCAAGATATCTGTCCTACAACTGCACTGGCCATTCTACTCGAACAATGGAGATATTCTTTCAGTTTGTCCTGTTTGAATGACGTCAACCGAAATGAATTCCATGCAAAATTTGTGCACAGTTGATTCCGCAAATTGAGCTCGTTTTAGATGGAAAATGGCAAGTAGAGGTTCAGAATTTCCTGTACCAGTCGAGTCATTTGCTGTCACTGTAGCAGAGGACATGAGGATGGCAAGGCATTCGCATTGGCGCTGCAGCGTCGCAAGCCAACGCCTGGCGCCAAAGGCGAGACCAGACCGAAGGAGTGGACGGTAGAGCTGGTGCACTGGTGCCTCATCGTATTCCGTATGCTCAACCCATGTGACCTACAGGGTAAATGCATCCGTTAGCCCATAAATGCACGCCCACATGCATGTGTCTTTAGGTGCAATACATCAGATGAGAGCTCTGCAGTGCAATACAACACCCTACTGTGGCTTCACAGTGCAGAGCACATTTTTGTTTTTACCCTAAGTTTTCTTCCCCTCTTTGCTGTTGGTCAAGTAGGGGCAGAAACGTAAAAAATGTGCAAGGTTTGCCTGTTAACCAGCCTCGAGATGTGAACCTATACTGTTGACCACCAACAAGTAACTTGGCACTAGCGTATAATTTGTTTAGTTACTAATTTATATCTGGCCTAAGGGTTGAGACATTTTGATCTGTTGTTATTCATACGCAAACAGACTAAGAACTGGATTCATCCGAAATAATGTATCAAGAAAGCAAGGAGTGCACAGTACAGGAAAAGAGTACACATGAGGGAACTACTGAAGAAAGATTTTCATATCTTGagcaacataaaaaaataacacaaaGAAACAACAGCAGATGTCTGTGCACATGGATTAGCCAACAAATTTCAATCATTTCGATCAAGAGTGCAACATTGTTAATTCATTGCCATGCGATATACCCAAACTTCTGAATGATGCGTgcaactagttttttttatttttagggcGTGCATGCCAACTAGTTTAAgagttatttctccatctgaacTCTTCAAGAAAGTGAATGAACTCACCAACATGATGTGCATATCATAAACCAGCATGTGATTAAGTTGACAAAGGaatagtagaaccaaatatgtTTCCTAAAAGCCCCTAGATCAGGTGGTATTTCTACTGAAATCCCTAATCCCATCCAACTGCTCTTTACTTCAAATCTATTAAAAACAGATTAGATGCCGGATATGTTGTTGGTTTGTTCACCTTAGAAATTCTAAACAAAATGTTTCCTTCATTAGTGCCACAGATTGAGATCAAGTTAAGAATTGTGAAAACCCAAGGACATAGAGACCAATTTTTCAACCAAATAGGAGCAAGTGGTCCAGATTTCAACATGTAAGGGACATATTGATTAAATTGCGGACAAGAAGTTACCCAAGGTGCACCATCCAAGGGGTAGAAGCATCTAATCCCCTAGGAAAGTTGGAGCTAAGAATAAACAAGCAAAAGAAAACATGTTTGGGGAACAGTGTTGGATCCACAAAAACACTTAATTATTCTAAATAAATTGTATACTCCATCTCCTCGTTGACCAAACGAATTGTTTATTTTGGGTAGTGGGCTCATAACCCTAATTAACCTATTAGGCCTTGACTTGTGAACACTATGCTGCATGGGCATCAGCAAATCGCACCATTAAACTAATTACACTCTTAAACAAACGTCATCCCCAAGTTCTGAGCAGTGCATAGTGATAGTGGTAGTGGAGAAGTAGTGGAATTAACATAGCTCTAAAACGCCGGGGTAAACTTTGACCAGTTACTTCGATGTAAAAAATCCAGCAGTccctttcaaaataaaaaataaaaaaaaatccagcaaTCCTGTTCAGAACTACAAGATGACAATACTGTTAACTGACTTACTGCCACATTAATCATAGTGAACCATTATTGTGAGAGAACAGAGAAACCATTTAAATGGCTTCTTGTTAGTTGTTACCTTGCAATACCCATTGGGAGTGTCTTGCATCACACAGCCGGAAGGTACCCTCCTACACTTCACATTTCCACCTGTGGGTGCCGTTCCAGAATTATGATCTCTCACTAAACCATCAATGGACACATCAACTACTGCCCATGCACCCTCAGCCAGCTGCTTGCAAAACCGGAGAAATGTAACCTCCCTAATTGGTACTAGAGGTGAGAGCACCTGTAGCTCAGCCTTCATCTGTTGCAAGCAAACACAAGAAAAATTAACAATTCAGAAAGAAAATATGTTAGCTACGTCTTACACTATGTAAGATAAATGAACATTAGCACTGTTGATCAGCACTCA
This region includes:
- the LOC127764218 gene encoding E3 ubiquitin-protein ligase At1g12760-like, with product MATPRSPSPRGDARLDSAPLLGGGGGGGGRRHGGALRRPSLRGAARFLRRSGRRAMREPSLLVREAAADQLEERQADWAYSRPVVALDLLWNLAFILVAAAVLALSREESPSMPLRLWIVGYAVQCVLHMACVAIEYRMRRGQSGGSPMAADEETGTDGSSSSSDEDAGERAPRGRNGDYVRIAKHLESANTMFSFIWWIIGFYWVSAGGQVLTHDAPQLYWLCIVFLAFDVFFVVFCVALACIIGIAVCCCLPCIIAILYAVSDQEGASEDDIRQIPRYKFRRMDEPEKQSVNMTGSSGGIMIECGTNQPIEKVLAAEDAECCICLSAYDDGAELRELPCGHHFHCVCIDKWLHINATCPLCKFNVRKNSSSSGSEEV